AGAAAGATTCGTACCGATCTTCTATCATTTGGATCTGGCTTTTTTACGATAAACCCTTTTTCCTCCATATTTTTAAGCATACGGGTTAGGCTTCTTGACTCCAAACCAATAAGAGGGGCAATTTTAGTAGCCGGAGTACCTTCTTTAGAGTCAATATTTAAAAGCACAAAACCTATGGAGGTAGTAAAATCGCTTTTCAAAGCTTCCTGGTTATACATGCGATAGATGGCATGCCAGGTAGTTTTGATATTATAATCTACAGTTTCTTCCTTTTTCATCGTTCTCAAATATACATAAATTATTATGCATGCATAACAAAATAAAAGGAAAATTATTTGTAATTCAGCCTGCTTTATTGAATGATTGAGAGATAACCTGGATATTGCCAAGACAAACAACTAAACCCATGAGTCTATTACCTGAAGATATTGAGCAGTATGTGGCTGCGCATACGACAGCCGCGCCTGACTTTCTAGATGAACTGGAAAGAGAGACCAAGCTTAAAGTGCTAATGCCACAAATGATATCTGGCTCCATACAGGGCAGCACCCTGGCTATGTTTGTACATATGATGCAACCAAAGTC
This window of the Porifericola rhodea genome carries:
- a CDS encoding MarR family winged helix-turn-helix transcriptional regulator, which translates into the protein MKKEETVDYNIKTTWHAIYRMYNQEALKSDFTTSIGFVLLNIDSKEGTPATKIAPLIGLESRSLTRMLKNMEEKGFIVKKPDPNDRRSVRIFLTDLGKKKKEISRKTVLDFNHYVREKVSDEKLNIFFEVISVINKIVEEDIYQTVTEE